One region of Mangifera indica cultivar Alphonso chromosome 3, CATAS_Mindica_2.1, whole genome shotgun sequence genomic DNA includes:
- the LOC123211405 gene encoding SAC3 family protein B-like isoform X9: protein MKVNNLFCPLQLGMIMPSFLAIIPIYLLIKSANGLTWENPQFTPNDSKRFNGFHSSADSQAPQRSVPSANSTGVAATRFTSSPVSKRTRSPPHSSGEGISGDLNSTQYDSEREMQAKAKRLARFKFELSEDVQTSPDVADQIISTNRHGQSAGERQKIVGAPSLESEKDYPNDNSPSDYESLETSSIIIGLCPDMCPESERAERERKGDLDQFERLDGDRNQTSKYLAVKKYNRTAEREANLIRPMPILQKTVGYLLDLLDQPYDERFLGLYNFLWDRMRAIRMDLRMQHIFNQEAITMLEQMIRLHIMAMHELCEYTKGEGFSEGFDAHLNIEQMNKASVELFQMYDDHRKKGISVPTEKEFRGYYALLKLDKHPGYKVEPTELSLDLAKMTPEIRQTPEVLFAREVARACRMGNFLAFFRLARKASYLQACLMHAHFAKLRTQALAALHSGLLNSQGLPVAHVGRWLGMEDEDIESLLEYHGFLIKEYEEPYMVKEGQFLNSDSDYPTKCSKLVHMKRSKSMVEDILASTQAISLPTEAKKEIQLDKILKHDTTAISSVGRKISVSAVDEEMPDSAIISSPKITRPVPPLIETLMVDRQGQDGHKVTTTCTSPRSLSVAHTSPKPQPARNVSEGKRGNDSLFRMSPENKIAFGTEVFPIQIVSRTSQRYRSPSFRRYDCSVENTLPQIVAVNNLEGEEPSVAHQEKEKDEDMISENDEAMENEKYEVMASHLEEAAAAKLKLILRLWRRRCSKQKELHKQRKLAVNAALNSLSLGPPIQNNKVQPFTRGEFDIDHVMEERCEKHERSWSKLNVSDVIAGILGRRNRDAKFLCWKIIVCSQDSQGEEHTLRSHVSHFAAVSWLFSKLMPPRNDNDDDLVVSSPGLSIWKKWLPSQSVSDLTCCFSVVKEAKINHPNDAVCGASAVLFLVSESIPWKLQKIQLNNLLTSIPSSSCLPLLILSSSYNDEVLDPSAVIVNGLGLHDIDKSRVKSFTVKFLVGNHQMGYLDGFFSDKQLREGLEWLANESPVQPVVHCVKTRELILTHLGSALEMLNKLSDYQVSPNHCVSAFNEALDQSWEEIVAAAKANPSNWPCPEIAMVVNSDDEYFMQNCCVPPLGWSSAARIESLKCSLQNLKLPAFPDDIYWLSRGSNMGKEIEIQRSQLENCLIRYLTQSCDLMGIRLATKEAFVMLQRSTRLELQNLTYYMVPNWVVIFRRIFNWRLMSLTNGVLSPVYVLEEHFAASASYNLDKLGLKGTLSLSPYSLSNLSLDEVLDVGFSSLLTQRTHFQPEAHRHLPAIASNGEVQEPHSQLEVHRHLLAIAANGEVQEPHSQPEVHRHLLAVASNGEVQEPLSQPEVHRHLLAIPSNGEVQEPAEIINLEEDEKNSSLNDKFVVADNVFNTNRKSDQTASEITLPRNVMREAENLSNLLERCYFVQNTNEKKLSVFF, encoded by the exons ATGAAGGTCAACA ACCTTTTTTGTCCTCTCCAGCTGGGGATGATCATGCCAAGCTTCTTGGCAATTATCCCAATTTACTTGCTCATCAAG TCAGCAAATGGACTTACCTGGGAAAACCCACAGTTTACTCCTAATGACTCTAAAAG ATTCAATGGTTTTCACAGTTCCGCTGATTCTCAAGCTCCTCAGAGGTCTGTGCCATCTGCCAACAGTACTGGTGTTGCTGCTACCAGGTTCACCAGCTCACCTGTTTCAAAAAGAACTAGGTCTCCTCCACATTCTTCTGGTGAGGGCATATCAGGAGACTTGAATTCCACTCAATATGATAGTGAACG AGAAATGCAAGCCAAGGCAAAGCGACTGGCTCgtttcaagtttgaattgagtGAAGATGTGCAAACCAGTCCTGATGTTGCCGATCAAATAATTTCTACTAATAGACATGGACAGTCTGCTGGGGAGAGGCAAAAAATTGTTGGTGCACCTTCTTTAGAATCAGAAAAGGATTATCCTAATGATAATTCTCCATCTGATTATGAAAGCTTGGAAACATCCAGTATAATTATTGGTTTATGTCCAGATATGTGTCCTG AGTCAGAAAGGGCAGAACGAGAAAGAAAAGGGGATCTTGACCAGTTTGAACGCTTGGATGGGGATAGAAATCAAACTAGCAAATACCTTGCTGTTAAGAAG TATAATAGGACAGCAGAGAGGGAAGCCAATTTAATACGACCCATGCCGATCCTGCAGAAGACGGTTGGTTATCTGCTTGATTTGCTAGATCAGCCTTATGATGAAAGGTTTCTTGGCTTGTACAATTTTCTATGGGATAGGATGCGAGCTATTCGGATGGACCTGAGGATGCAGCATATTTTTAACCAAGAAGCTATTACCATGCTGGAACAGATG ATAAGGCTTCACATAATGGCCATGCATGAGCTATGTGAATACACTAAAGGAGAGGGCTTTTCCGAGGGATTTGATGCACACCTCAATATTGAACAGATGAATAAAGCATCAGTTGAATTGTTTCAGATGTATGATGATCATAGGAAAAAGGGGATAAGCGTGCCAACAGAAAAAGAATTTCGAGGTTATTATGCACTTCTTAAATTGGACAAACATCCTGGGTACAAA GTTGAACCAACAGAACTATCATTGGATCTAGCAAAGATGACTCCGGAAATAAGACAAACTCCAGAGGTATTATTTGCCCGTGAAGTTGCAAG AGCTTGTAGAATGGGTAATTTTCTTGCCTTCTTTCGACTTGCAAGGAAAGCTAGTTATCTTCAAGCATGCCTAATGCATGCTCATTTCGCCAAG TTACGAACCCAGGCACTTGCCGCCTTACACTCCGGTCTACTGAATAGCCAAGGTCTGCCTGTTGCCCATGTAGGCAGGTGGCTTGGTATGGAG GATGAGGACATAGAAAGCCTTTTAGAGTACCATGGGTTTCTGATAAAGGAATATGAGGAGCCATATATGGTAAAGGAAGGCCAATTTCTTAATAGTGATAGTGATTATCCTACCAAGTGTTCAAAACTTGTCCACATGAAAAGGTCAAAATCGATGGTTGAGGATATTTTGGCTTCTACTCAAGCTATATCCTTGCCTACTGAAGCTAAAAAAGAAATTCAGTTGGATAAGATCTTGAAGCATGACACAACAGCTATTTCTTCTGTTGGAAGGAAAATTTCAGTCTCTGCAGTTGATGAAGAAATGCCTGATTCTGCAATCATTTCATCCCCCAAAATTACCAGACCAGTGCCGCCCTTAATTGAGACATTGATGGTTGATCGACAAGGTCAAGATGGCCACAAGGTGACTACCACCTGTACTTCACCTCGGAGTTTGTCTGTAGCTCATACTTCCCCTAAACCCCAGCCAGCTAGAAATGTATCTGAGGGGAAACGAGGCAATGATTCTCTTTTCAGAATGTCTCCAGAGAATAAGATTGCTTTTGGCACAGAAGTTTTTCCTATCCAAATTGTGTCAAGAACGTCTCAGCGATATAGATCCCCCAGTTTTAGGAGATATGATTGTTCTGTAGAGAATACATTGCCTCAAATTGTAGCTGTTAATAACTTAGAAGGTGAAGAACCTTCCGTTGCTCATCAAGAAAAGGAGAAGGATGAAGATATGATAAGTGAAAATGATGAAGCtatggaaaatgaaaaatatgaagttaTGGCTAGTCATTTAGAGGAAGCTGCTGCAGCTAAACTCAAGCTAATCTTAAG GTTGTGGAGGCGTCGTTGTTCAAAGCAAAAGGAGTTGCATAAGCAAAGGAAGCTAGCTGTGAATGCTGCACTAAATTCATTGTCACTGGGACCACCAATTCAAAATAACAAAGTT CAACCATTCACTCGTGGTGAGTTTGATATTGATCATGTCATGGAGGAGAGATGTGAGAAACATGAACGGTCGTGGTCAAAGCTGAATGTTTCAGATGTGATAGCAGGTATACTTGGCAGAAGAAACCGAGATGCTAAGTTTCTGTGTTGGAAAATTATTGTATGCTCTCAGGACAGTCAAGGGGAGGAACACACACTGAGAAGCCATGTTTCCCATTTTGCAGCAGTGTCATGGTTGTTTTCGAAGCTTATGCCTCCAAGAAATGACAATGATGATGATCTGGTAGTTTCATCTCCTGGCCTTTCAATATGGAAGAAGTGGCTTCCTAGCCAATCTGTTTCTGATTTGACCTGCTGCTTTTCAGTTGTTAAAGAGGCAAAAATTAACCATCCAAATGATGCTGTATGTGGTGCAAGTGCAGTTCTGTTTCTTGTATCTGAAAGCATCCCGTGGAAGcttcaaaaaattcaacttaATAATCTTCTGACGTCAATACCTTCCAGTTCCTGCCTTCCTCTTCTGATCCTTAGTAGCTCATATAATGATGAGGTTTTAGATCCTTCTGCTGTTATAGTCAATGGATTGGGCCTCCATGACATTGACAAGTCAAGGGTGAAGAGTTTTACGGTTAAATTCCTTGTTGGCAACCATCAAATGGGTTACTTGGATGGATTTTTCAGTGACAAGCAACTAAGGGAAGGACTAGAGTGGCTGGCAAATGAGTCACCTGTACAACCTGTTGTTCATTGTGTTAAAACACGTGAACTCATCCTGACTCACTTGGGTTCTGCACTGGAGATGCTTAACAAGTTAAGTGATTATCAAGTGAGTCCAAACCACTGTGTATCAGCTTTCAATGAAGCCTTGGATCAGTCGTGGGAGGAAATTGTGGCTGCTGCCAAAGCAAATCCTTCCAATTGGCCCTGTCCCGAGATTGCAATGGTGGTGAATTCTGATGATGAATATTTCATGCAGAATTGTTGTGTGCCACCCTTAGGATGGAGCTCTGCTGCAAGAATAGAATCACTTAAGTGTTCATTACAGAACTTAAAACTTCCAGCTTTTCCTGATGATATATACTGGTTGAGCAGAGGTTCTAACATGGGCAAGGAGATTGAGATTCAGAGATCACAACTTGAAAATTGTTTGATTAGATATTTGACGCAATCATGCGACTTGATGGGCATTCGACTTGCAACAAAAGAGGCATTCGTAATGCTACAAAGAAGCACAAGGCTTGAGCTGCAAAACCTGACCTACTACATGGTTCCAAACTGGGTTGTGATTTTCCGGCGGATTTTTAATTGGAGATTAATGAGTTTAACCAATGGGGTCTTATCTCCAGTTTATGTTCTGGAGGAGCATTTTGCTGCTTCAGCTTCATATAATCTTGATAAGTTAGGACTCAAAGGTACTCTATCTTTGTCCCCGTATAgcttaagtaatctatctttagaTGAAGTACTGGATGTTGGCTTCAGCTCACTTTTGACCCAGAGGACTCACTTTCAGCCAGAAGCTCACCGACATCTACCAGCGATAGCGTCAAATGGTGAAGTACAAGAACCTCACTCTCAGCTAGAAGTTCACCGGCATCTATTAGCAATAGCGGCAAATGGTGAAGTTCAAGAACCTCACTCTCAGCCAGAAGTTCATCGGCATCTATTAGCAGTAGCGTCAAATGGTGAAGTACAAGAACCTCTGTCACAGCCAGAAGTTCATCGGCATCTACTAGCAATACCATCAAACGGTGAAGTTCAAGAACCTGCTGAAATAATTAACTTAGaagaggatgaaaaaaattcctCACTGAACGATAAATTTGTCGTGGCAGATAATGTTTTCAACACTAACAGAAAATCAGACCAGACAGCCAGTGAAATAACGTTGCCCAGAAATGTGATGAGGGAAGCCGAAAATTTAAGCAATTTGCTTGAGCGATGCTACTTTGTGCAGAACACAAATGAGAAGAAGCTGTCTGTTTTTTTCTGA
- the LOC123211405 gene encoding SAC3 family protein B-like isoform X8: protein MLFTLLLMKVNTGDDHAKLLGNYPNLLAHQGQSRVSPNLGSYDSGRSYFEQVPNMQGSKQTNSPHVQSANGLTWENPQFTPNDSKRFNGFHSSADSQAPQRSVPSANSTGVAATRFTSSPVSKRTRSPPHSSGEGISGDLNSTQYDSEREMQAKAKRLARFKFELSEDVQTSPDVADQIISTNRHGQSAGERQKIVGAPSLESEKDYPNDNSPSDYESLETSSIIIGLCPDMCPESERAERERKGDLDQFERLDGDRNQTSKYLAVKKYNRTAEREANLIRPMPILQKTVGYLLDLLDQPYDERFLGLYNFLWDRMRAIRMDLRMQHIFNQEAITMLEQMIRLHIMAMHELCEYTKGEGFSEGFDAHLNIEQMNKASVELFQMYDDHRKKGISVPTEKEFRGYYALLKLDKHPGYKVEPTELSLDLAKMTPEIRQTPEVLFAREVARACRMGNFLAFFRLARKASYLQACLMHAHFAKLRTQALAALHSGLLNSQGLPVAHVGRWLGMEDEDIESLLEYHGFLIKEYEEPYMVKEGQFLNSDSDYPTKCSKLVHMKRSKSMVEDILASTQAISLPTEAKKEIQLDKILKHDTTAISSVGRKISVSAVDEEMPDSAIISSPKITRPVPPLIETLMVDRQGQDGHKVTTTCTSPRSLSVAHTSPKPQPARNVSEGKRGNDSLFRMSPENKIAFGTEVFPIQIVSRTSQRYRSPSFRRYDCSVENTLPQIVAVNNLEGEEPSVAHQEKEKDEDMISENDEAMENEKYEVMASHLEEAAAAKLKLILRLWRRRCSKQKELHKQRKLAVNAALNSLSLGPPIQNNKVQPFTRGEFDIDHVMEERCEKHERSWSKLNVSDVIAGILGRRNRDAKFLCWKIIVCSQDSQGEEHTLRSHVSHFAAVSWLFSKLMPPRNDNDDDLVVSSPGLSIWKKWLPSQSVSDLTCCFSVVKEAKINHPNDAVCGASAVLFLVSESIPWKLQKIQLNNLLTSIPSSSCLPLLILSSSYNDEVLDPSAVIVNGLGLHDIDKSRVKSFTVKFLVGNHQMGYLDGFFSDKQLREGLEWLANESPVQPVVHCVKTRELILTHLGSALEMLNKLSDYQVSPNHCVSAFNEALDQSWEEIVAAAKANPSNWPCPEIAMVVNSDDEYFMQNCCVPPLGWSSAARIESLKCSLQNLKLPAFPDDIYWLSRGSNMGKEIEIQRSQLENCLIRYLTQSCDLMGIRLATKEAFVMLQRSTRLELQNLTYYMVPNWVVIFRRIFNWRLMSLTNGVLSPVYVLEEHFAASASYNLDKLGLKGTLSLSPYSLSNLSLDEVLDVGFSSLLTQRTHFQPEAHRHLPAIASNGEVQEPHSQLEVHRHLLAIAANGEVQEPHSQPEVHRHLLAVASNGEVQEPLSQPEVHRHLLAIPSNGEVQEPAEIINLEEDEKNSSLNDKFVVADNVFNTNRKSDQTASEITLPRNVMREAENLSNLLERCYFVQNTNEKKLSVFF from the exons ATGCTTTTCACCCTTCTTTTGATGAAGGTCAACA CTGGGGATGATCATGCCAAGCTTCTTGGCAATTATCCCAATTTACTTGCTCATCAAGGTCAGTCCAGAGTCTCACCTAATCTTGGTTCTTATGATTCTGGAAGAAGTTATTTCGAGCAGGTGCCTAACATGCAAGGTTCAAAACAAACCAACTCCCCACATGTGCAGTCAGCAAATGGACTTACCTGGGAAAACCCACAGTTTACTCCTAATGACTCTAAAAG ATTCAATGGTTTTCACAGTTCCGCTGATTCTCAAGCTCCTCAGAGGTCTGTGCCATCTGCCAACAGTACTGGTGTTGCTGCTACCAGGTTCACCAGCTCACCTGTTTCAAAAAGAACTAGGTCTCCTCCACATTCTTCTGGTGAGGGCATATCAGGAGACTTGAATTCCACTCAATATGATAGTGAACG AGAAATGCAAGCCAAGGCAAAGCGACTGGCTCgtttcaagtttgaattgagtGAAGATGTGCAAACCAGTCCTGATGTTGCCGATCAAATAATTTCTACTAATAGACATGGACAGTCTGCTGGGGAGAGGCAAAAAATTGTTGGTGCACCTTCTTTAGAATCAGAAAAGGATTATCCTAATGATAATTCTCCATCTGATTATGAAAGCTTGGAAACATCCAGTATAATTATTGGTTTATGTCCAGATATGTGTCCTG AGTCAGAAAGGGCAGAACGAGAAAGAAAAGGGGATCTTGACCAGTTTGAACGCTTGGATGGGGATAGAAATCAAACTAGCAAATACCTTGCTGTTAAGAAG TATAATAGGACAGCAGAGAGGGAAGCCAATTTAATACGACCCATGCCGATCCTGCAGAAGACGGTTGGTTATCTGCTTGATTTGCTAGATCAGCCTTATGATGAAAGGTTTCTTGGCTTGTACAATTTTCTATGGGATAGGATGCGAGCTATTCGGATGGACCTGAGGATGCAGCATATTTTTAACCAAGAAGCTATTACCATGCTGGAACAGATG ATAAGGCTTCACATAATGGCCATGCATGAGCTATGTGAATACACTAAAGGAGAGGGCTTTTCCGAGGGATTTGATGCACACCTCAATATTGAACAGATGAATAAAGCATCAGTTGAATTGTTTCAGATGTATGATGATCATAGGAAAAAGGGGATAAGCGTGCCAACAGAAAAAGAATTTCGAGGTTATTATGCACTTCTTAAATTGGACAAACATCCTGGGTACAAA GTTGAACCAACAGAACTATCATTGGATCTAGCAAAGATGACTCCGGAAATAAGACAAACTCCAGAGGTATTATTTGCCCGTGAAGTTGCAAG AGCTTGTAGAATGGGTAATTTTCTTGCCTTCTTTCGACTTGCAAGGAAAGCTAGTTATCTTCAAGCATGCCTAATGCATGCTCATTTCGCCAAG TTACGAACCCAGGCACTTGCCGCCTTACACTCCGGTCTACTGAATAGCCAAGGTCTGCCTGTTGCCCATGTAGGCAGGTGGCTTGGTATGGAG GATGAGGACATAGAAAGCCTTTTAGAGTACCATGGGTTTCTGATAAAGGAATATGAGGAGCCATATATGGTAAAGGAAGGCCAATTTCTTAATAGTGATAGTGATTATCCTACCAAGTGTTCAAAACTTGTCCACATGAAAAGGTCAAAATCGATGGTTGAGGATATTTTGGCTTCTACTCAAGCTATATCCTTGCCTACTGAAGCTAAAAAAGAAATTCAGTTGGATAAGATCTTGAAGCATGACACAACAGCTATTTCTTCTGTTGGAAGGAAAATTTCAGTCTCTGCAGTTGATGAAGAAATGCCTGATTCTGCAATCATTTCATCCCCCAAAATTACCAGACCAGTGCCGCCCTTAATTGAGACATTGATGGTTGATCGACAAGGTCAAGATGGCCACAAGGTGACTACCACCTGTACTTCACCTCGGAGTTTGTCTGTAGCTCATACTTCCCCTAAACCCCAGCCAGCTAGAAATGTATCTGAGGGGAAACGAGGCAATGATTCTCTTTTCAGAATGTCTCCAGAGAATAAGATTGCTTTTGGCACAGAAGTTTTTCCTATCCAAATTGTGTCAAGAACGTCTCAGCGATATAGATCCCCCAGTTTTAGGAGATATGATTGTTCTGTAGAGAATACATTGCCTCAAATTGTAGCTGTTAATAACTTAGAAGGTGAAGAACCTTCCGTTGCTCATCAAGAAAAGGAGAAGGATGAAGATATGATAAGTGAAAATGATGAAGCtatggaaaatgaaaaatatgaagttaTGGCTAGTCATTTAGAGGAAGCTGCTGCAGCTAAACTCAAGCTAATCTTAAG GTTGTGGAGGCGTCGTTGTTCAAAGCAAAAGGAGTTGCATAAGCAAAGGAAGCTAGCTGTGAATGCTGCACTAAATTCATTGTCACTGGGACCACCAATTCAAAATAACAAAGTT CAACCATTCACTCGTGGTGAGTTTGATATTGATCATGTCATGGAGGAGAGATGTGAGAAACATGAACGGTCGTGGTCAAAGCTGAATGTTTCAGATGTGATAGCAGGTATACTTGGCAGAAGAAACCGAGATGCTAAGTTTCTGTGTTGGAAAATTATTGTATGCTCTCAGGACAGTCAAGGGGAGGAACACACACTGAGAAGCCATGTTTCCCATTTTGCAGCAGTGTCATGGTTGTTTTCGAAGCTTATGCCTCCAAGAAATGACAATGATGATGATCTGGTAGTTTCATCTCCTGGCCTTTCAATATGGAAGAAGTGGCTTCCTAGCCAATCTGTTTCTGATTTGACCTGCTGCTTTTCAGTTGTTAAAGAGGCAAAAATTAACCATCCAAATGATGCTGTATGTGGTGCAAGTGCAGTTCTGTTTCTTGTATCTGAAAGCATCCCGTGGAAGcttcaaaaaattcaacttaATAATCTTCTGACGTCAATACCTTCCAGTTCCTGCCTTCCTCTTCTGATCCTTAGTAGCTCATATAATGATGAGGTTTTAGATCCTTCTGCTGTTATAGTCAATGGATTGGGCCTCCATGACATTGACAAGTCAAGGGTGAAGAGTTTTACGGTTAAATTCCTTGTTGGCAACCATCAAATGGGTTACTTGGATGGATTTTTCAGTGACAAGCAACTAAGGGAAGGACTAGAGTGGCTGGCAAATGAGTCACCTGTACAACCTGTTGTTCATTGTGTTAAAACACGTGAACTCATCCTGACTCACTTGGGTTCTGCACTGGAGATGCTTAACAAGTTAAGTGATTATCAAGTGAGTCCAAACCACTGTGTATCAGCTTTCAATGAAGCCTTGGATCAGTCGTGGGAGGAAATTGTGGCTGCTGCCAAAGCAAATCCTTCCAATTGGCCCTGTCCCGAGATTGCAATGGTGGTGAATTCTGATGATGAATATTTCATGCAGAATTGTTGTGTGCCACCCTTAGGATGGAGCTCTGCTGCAAGAATAGAATCACTTAAGTGTTCATTACAGAACTTAAAACTTCCAGCTTTTCCTGATGATATATACTGGTTGAGCAGAGGTTCTAACATGGGCAAGGAGATTGAGATTCAGAGATCACAACTTGAAAATTGTTTGATTAGATATTTGACGCAATCATGCGACTTGATGGGCATTCGACTTGCAACAAAAGAGGCATTCGTAATGCTACAAAGAAGCACAAGGCTTGAGCTGCAAAACCTGACCTACTACATGGTTCCAAACTGGGTTGTGATTTTCCGGCGGATTTTTAATTGGAGATTAATGAGTTTAACCAATGGGGTCTTATCTCCAGTTTATGTTCTGGAGGAGCATTTTGCTGCTTCAGCTTCATATAATCTTGATAAGTTAGGACTCAAAGGTACTCTATCTTTGTCCCCGTATAgcttaagtaatctatctttagaTGAAGTACTGGATGTTGGCTTCAGCTCACTTTTGACCCAGAGGACTCACTTTCAGCCAGAAGCTCACCGACATCTACCAGCGATAGCGTCAAATGGTGAAGTACAAGAACCTCACTCTCAGCTAGAAGTTCACCGGCATCTATTAGCAATAGCGGCAAATGGTGAAGTTCAAGAACCTCACTCTCAGCCAGAAGTTCATCGGCATCTATTAGCAGTAGCGTCAAATGGTGAAGTACAAGAACCTCTGTCACAGCCAGAAGTTCATCGGCATCTACTAGCAATACCATCAAACGGTGAAGTTCAAGAACCTGCTGAAATAATTAACTTAGaagaggatgaaaaaaattcctCACTGAACGATAAATTTGTCGTGGCAGATAATGTTTTCAACACTAACAGAAAATCAGACCAGACAGCCAGTGAAATAACGTTGCCCAGAAATGTGATGAGGGAAGCCGAAAATTTAAGCAATTTGCTTGAGCGATGCTACTTTGTGCAGAACACAAATGAGAAGAAGCTGTCTGTTTTTTTCTGA